One genomic window of Corallococcus caeni includes the following:
- a CDS encoding YfbK domain-containing protein: MTSAAPVLAQPDAGTVGKSVIIGTVIDTETKKPLADVVVTATSPSLQGEQTVVTDAQGNYRIPQLPAGTYTLRFEKESFKPYARPEIQLLLNRTIRVNVEMLPESWTSTTIVGAPPTIDVGSSNHGVNVDQEFIRRIAVARPVGKGGATRNFESLAELPPGARSDAYGVSINGTSAPENGYVVDGLSTNDPVFGLNGSTLPKTDRERAPSWALPYMHILVPDGTPQLTYRAPQASELPTPQPAPERTVAPKNQRFFDMYFKGYGVNPTVDTEEERFSTFSVDTDTASYSLTRAYLERGALPDEQAVRVEEFVNTFDYGYANAPDAPFSVNVEGFPSPARKGYQVVHIGVKARDVSRAERKPGHLVFVIDVSGSMNMENRLGLVKRSLRLLVDALDERDQVSIVVYGDTAHQVLAPTNATEKADILAAIDSVQSEGSTNAQAGMELGYALAASHMVKGGINRVILCSDGVANNGITQADGIWERVKERAAAGITLSTVGFGMGNYNDELMERLAQVGEGNYAYVDKLEEARRIFVQNLTGTLQVVAKDVKLQVEFDRKTVSRYRLIGYENRLLTKQQFNDDRVDAGEVGAGHAVTALYEVKLRDPSQTNFGTLRIRYKAPEGGSSRLIEKAMPVTLLRPAYEKAASPTRLSYVAAAFAEKLRGSYWARPLTYDALVSLWQELGTPLKTRQDVVELGELIQLAKKLDRREDRFESISPVRTMDADRVPTLK; encoded by the coding sequence ATGACGTCCGCCGCGCCCGTGCTGGCGCAGCCCGACGCGGGAACCGTGGGCAAGAGCGTCATCATCGGCACGGTGATTGACACCGAGACCAAGAAGCCCCTGGCGGACGTGGTTGTCACCGCGACCTCGCCGAGCCTCCAGGGCGAACAGACGGTCGTCACGGACGCCCAGGGGAACTACCGCATCCCCCAGCTCCCCGCGGGCACGTACACCCTGCGGTTCGAAAAGGAATCGTTCAAGCCCTACGCCCGCCCTGAAATCCAGCTGCTCCTCAACCGCACCATCCGCGTGAACGTGGAGATGCTCCCTGAGAGCTGGACGTCGACAACCATCGTTGGCGCCCCTCCCACCATCGACGTGGGCTCGTCGAACCATGGCGTCAACGTGGACCAGGAGTTCATCCGGCGCATCGCGGTGGCGCGCCCGGTGGGCAAGGGCGGCGCGACGCGCAACTTCGAGTCCCTGGCGGAGCTCCCCCCAGGCGCCCGGTCCGACGCGTACGGCGTGTCCATCAACGGCACGTCCGCGCCTGAAAACGGCTACGTGGTGGACGGCCTGAGCACGAATGATCCCGTCTTCGGCCTCAACGGAAGCACCCTCCCCAAGACCGACCGCGAGCGCGCCCCGTCCTGGGCCCTGCCGTACATGCACATCCTCGTCCCGGACGGCACGCCGCAATTGACGTACCGCGCCCCCCAGGCCTCGGAGCTCCCCACGCCGCAGCCCGCGCCGGAGCGCACCGTGGCCCCGAAGAACCAGCGCTTCTTCGACATGTACTTCAAGGGCTACGGCGTGAACCCCACCGTGGACACGGAGGAGGAGCGCTTCTCCACCTTCTCCGTGGACACCGACACGGCGTCGTACTCGCTGACGCGCGCCTACCTGGAGCGCGGCGCGCTGCCGGACGAGCAGGCCGTGCGCGTGGAGGAGTTCGTCAACACCTTCGACTACGGCTACGCCAACGCCCCGGACGCGCCCTTCAGCGTGAACGTGGAGGGCTTCCCCTCCCCCGCGCGCAAGGGCTACCAGGTGGTGCACATCGGCGTGAAGGCGCGCGACGTGAGCCGCGCCGAGCGCAAGCCGGGCCACCTCGTCTTCGTCATCGACGTGTCCGGCTCCATGAACATGGAGAACCGGCTGGGTTTGGTGAAGCGGTCGCTGCGCCTGCTGGTGGACGCGCTGGATGAGCGGGACCAGGTGTCCATCGTCGTCTACGGCGACACCGCCCATCAGGTGCTCGCCCCCACCAACGCCACGGAGAAGGCCGACATCCTGGCCGCCATCGACAGCGTCCAATCAGAGGGGTCCACCAACGCGCAGGCGGGCATGGAGCTGGGCTACGCGCTGGCCGCGAGCCACATGGTGAAGGGCGGCATCAACCGCGTCATCCTCTGCTCGGACGGCGTGGCGAACAACGGCATCACGCAGGCGGACGGCATCTGGGAGCGCGTGAAGGAGCGCGCGGCGGCGGGCATCACCCTGTCCACCGTGGGCTTCGGCATGGGCAACTACAACGACGAACTCATGGAGCGGCTGGCCCAGGTGGGTGAAGGCAACTACGCCTACGTGGACAAGCTGGAGGAGGCCCGCCGCATCTTCGTGCAGAACCTCACCGGCACGCTCCAGGTGGTGGCCAAGGACGTGAAGCTCCAGGTGGAGTTCGACCGCAAGACGGTGTCCCGCTACCGCCTCATCGGCTACGAGAACCGCCTGCTCACGAAGCAGCAGTTCAACGACGACCGCGTGGACGCGGGTGAAGTGGGCGCGGGCCACGCCGTCACCGCCCTCTACGAGGTGAAGCTGCGCGACCCGTCGCAGACGAACTTCGGCACGCTGCGCATCCGCTACAAGGCCCCGGAGGGCGGCAGCTCGCGCCTCATCGAGAAGGCCATGCCCGTGACGCTCCTGCGTCCGGCCTACGAGAAGGCCGCGTCCCCTACCCGTCTGTCCTACGTCGCCGCCGCCTTCGCGGAGAAGCTGCGCGGCTCCTACTGGGCGCGCCCGCTCACCTACGACGCGCTCGTGTCGCTGTGGCAGGAGCTGGGCACGCCGCTCAAGACCCGTCAGGACGTGGTGGAGCTGGGTGAACTCATCCAGCTGGCGAAGAAGCTGGACCGCCGCGAGGACCGCTTCGAGTCCATCTCGCCGGTGCGCACCATGGACGCCGACCGCGTCCCCACCCTCAAGTAG
- a CDS encoding NADP-dependent glyceraldehyde-3-phosphate dehydrogenase, with the protein MTALDTLFPTEEQIPPGVRLPAYLEQREYLVGGELRTWAGELNPVASPVFVRTPEGLKQKVIGATPLLTSRESLDALAAAVKAYDSGRGVWPSLKVAERIEHVERFLTAMRAQRTAVVNLLMWEIGKTQPDSEKEFDRTVDLIVETIRALKELDRTSSRFVQDQGIMAQIRRAPMGVALCMGPYNYPLNETFSTLFPALLMGNTVVFKPAKFGVLLVRPLLEAFRDCFPPGVINIIYGRGRETVGALMESGQVDLFAFIGTNKGASELKRMHPRPHRLKSVLGLDAKNPAIILEDADLDNAVKECITGTLSFNGQRCTALKLLVVHRNIVDAFLAKFTAAVDKLKPGMPWDPGVAVTPLPEPGKGTYLQGLVDDAVSKGARVVNATGGQASRSFYSPTVVYPVTRDMRLATEEQFGPVVPVMVFDDDAEAVRLVVESHFGQQLSLFGKDSARIGRFIDAFSNQVGRINLNCQCQRGPDTFPFNGRKDSAEGTLSVADALRVFSIRTLVATKTTPDNTALVQSILTRRESDFLTTDFLF; encoded by the coding sequence ATGACCGCACTGGACACCCTCTTTCCCACCGAAGAGCAGATTCCTCCCGGAGTGCGCCTGCCCGCCTATCTGGAGCAGCGCGAGTACCTGGTGGGAGGTGAGCTGCGCACCTGGGCCGGTGAGCTCAACCCCGTGGCCAGCCCCGTGTTCGTCCGGACCCCCGAAGGCCTGAAGCAGAAGGTGATTGGCGCGACGCCGCTGCTCACCTCGCGCGAGTCCCTGGACGCGCTCGCGGCGGCGGTGAAGGCCTACGACTCCGGCCGGGGCGTCTGGCCCTCCCTAAAGGTCGCCGAGCGCATCGAGCACGTGGAGCGCTTCCTCACCGCCATGCGCGCCCAGCGCACCGCGGTGGTGAACCTGCTCATGTGGGAGATTGGCAAGACGCAGCCGGACTCGGAGAAGGAGTTCGACCGCACGGTGGACCTCATCGTGGAGACCATCCGCGCGCTGAAGGAGCTGGACCGCACGTCGTCCCGCTTCGTCCAGGACCAGGGCATCATGGCGCAGATCCGCCGCGCGCCCATGGGCGTGGCCCTGTGCATGGGGCCCTACAACTACCCCCTCAACGAGACCTTCAGCACGCTCTTCCCCGCGCTGCTCATGGGCAACACCGTGGTGTTCAAGCCCGCGAAGTTCGGCGTGCTGCTGGTGCGCCCCCTGCTGGAGGCGTTCCGGGACTGCTTCCCGCCCGGCGTCATCAACATCATCTACGGCCGCGGCCGGGAGACGGTGGGCGCGCTGATGGAGAGCGGGCAGGTGGACCTGTTCGCCTTCATCGGCACCAACAAGGGCGCCAGCGAATTGAAGCGCATGCACCCGCGCCCGCACCGCCTCAAGTCCGTGCTGGGCCTGGACGCGAAGAACCCGGCCATCATCCTGGAGGACGCGGACCTGGATAACGCGGTGAAGGAGTGCATCACCGGCACGCTGTCCTTCAACGGCCAGCGGTGCACGGCGCTCAAGCTGCTGGTGGTGCACCGGAACATCGTGGACGCGTTCCTCGCGAAGTTCACCGCCGCCGTGGACAAGCTCAAGCCCGGCATGCCCTGGGACCCGGGCGTCGCCGTCACGCCGCTGCCGGAGCCGGGCAAGGGGACGTACCTCCAGGGGCTGGTGGATGACGCCGTGTCGAAGGGCGCCCGCGTGGTGAACGCGACGGGCGGGCAGGCGTCGCGGTCGTTCTATTCACCCACCGTGGTGTACCCGGTGACCAGGGACATGCGGCTCGCCACCGAGGAGCAGTTCGGCCCGGTGGTGCCGGTGATGGTCTTCGACGACGACGCGGAGGCGGTGCGGCTGGTGGTGGAGTCGCACTTCGGCCAGCAGCTCAGCCTGTTCGGGAAGGACTCGGCGCGCATCGGGCGGTTCATCGACGCGTTCTCCAACCAGGTGGGCCGCATCAACCTCAACTGCCAGTGTCAGCGCGGGCCGGACACGTTCCCGTTCAACGGCCGCAAGGACTCCGCGGAAGGGACGCTGTCCGTGGCGGACGCGCTGCGGGTGTTCTCCATCCGCACGCTGGTGGCCACGAAGACGACACCGGACAACACAGCGCTGGTCCAATCCATCCTGACCCGCAGAGAGTCGGATTTCCTCACCACGGACTTCCTCTTCTAG
- a CDS encoding glycoside hydrolase family 19 protein codes for MSHKGMVRGLSLLGVVGVLGGCSGPEAGDAAPGAVGQVESAAVVSTITEGDYVIRSVRTNKCIDVASSSTADGAKVQQWDCNGTNAQKFHISPTSGGFWKIINVNSGKALDIAGVSTAENAVLHQWSYVGGTNQQFQFINRGGTQFSFHVRHTGMAMDLSWGSFDNGTQIVQYPFYADRDNQRWTFDLVSGGGSGGTGFAGILTRDMFNAMFPSRNAFYSYDALIAAANGFPGLATTGDTDTRKREVAAFLANVSHETGGLVYIEEINKAPYCDTSWGPPGCSCAPGKQYYGRGPMQLSWNGNYCAAGNALGLPLQANPELLAQDANAAWRTGFWFWTTQTGAGSMTAHNAIVNGAGFGETIRTINGSVECYGRNPAQVQSRIDKYLQFCSMLGVSPGGNLGC; via the coding sequence ATGAGCCACAAGGGAATGGTCCGCGGTCTGTCGTTGCTGGGAGTCGTGGGCGTGCTGGGCGGCTGTTCGGGCCCGGAGGCCGGAGACGCCGCGCCGGGAGCCGTGGGCCAGGTGGAGAGCGCCGCCGTCGTGTCGACCATCACGGAGGGCGACTACGTCATCCGCTCCGTGCGGACGAACAAGTGTATCGACGTGGCCTCGTCCAGCACGGCGGACGGCGCGAAGGTGCAGCAGTGGGACTGCAACGGCACCAACGCGCAGAAGTTCCACATCTCGCCCACGTCGGGCGGGTTCTGGAAGATCATCAACGTCAACAGCGGCAAGGCCCTGGACATCGCGGGGGTCAGCACCGCGGAGAACGCCGTCCTCCACCAGTGGAGCTACGTCGGCGGCACCAACCAGCAGTTCCAGTTCATCAACCGGGGCGGCACGCAGTTCAGCTTCCACGTGCGCCACACCGGCATGGCCATGGACCTGTCGTGGGGCTCCTTCGACAACGGCACCCAGATCGTCCAGTACCCCTTCTACGCGGACCGCGACAACCAGCGCTGGACGTTCGACCTGGTCTCCGGCGGGGGAAGCGGCGGCACGGGCTTCGCGGGCATCCTCACCCGCGACATGTTCAACGCCATGTTCCCCAGCCGCAACGCCTTCTACAGCTACGACGCGCTCATCGCCGCCGCGAACGGCTTCCCGGGCCTGGCGACGACGGGTGACACGGACACGCGCAAGCGCGAGGTTGCAGCCTTCCTGGCCAACGTGTCGCACGAGACGGGCGGCCTCGTGTACATCGAGGAGATCAACAAGGCACCCTACTGCGACACGTCGTGGGGTCCCCCGGGCTGCAGCTGCGCGCCGGGCAAGCAGTACTACGGACGCGGCCCCATGCAGCTGTCGTGGAACGGCAACTACTGCGCGGCGGGCAACGCGCTGGGCCTGCCGCTCCAGGCGAACCCGGAGCTGCTGGCCCAGGACGCGAACGCCGCGTGGCGCACGGGCTTCTGGTTCTGGACCACGCAGACGGGCGCGGGCTCCATGACGGCCCACAACGCCATCGTCAACGGCGCCGGCTTCGGTGAGACCATCCGCACCATCAACGGCTCGGTGGAGTGCTACGGCCGCAACCCCGCCCAGGTGCAGAGCCGCATCGACAAGTACCTCCAGTTCTGCTCGATGCTCGGCGTGAGCCCCGGCGGCAACCTGGGCTGCTAG
- a CDS encoding 6-pyruvoyl trahydropterin synthase family protein, with translation MAPRTTTLELHKEEMKFSAGHFTIFSATHRENLHGHNFSVYVALTGEVSEDGLLSDYGPLKQAIIARCKAWNETFFLPAHSKHLRLERDAQGNHVAHFNGEELRFLARDVTVLPVANVSLEELARVFGEELVGDGSAMARDHITGLVVKCASGPGQWASWEWKRDA, from the coding sequence ATGGCGCCGCGCACCACGACCCTCGAGCTGCACAAAGAAGAGATGAAGTTCTCCGCGGGGCACTTCACCATCTTCTCCGCCACGCACCGCGAGAACCTGCATGGGCACAACTTCTCCGTCTACGTCGCGCTGACGGGGGAGGTGTCCGAGGACGGCCTGCTTTCGGACTACGGTCCGCTCAAGCAGGCCATCATCGCCCGCTGCAAGGCCTGGAATGAGACCTTCTTCCTGCCTGCCCACTCCAAGCACCTGCGGCTGGAGCGGGACGCGCAGGGCAACCACGTGGCGCACTTCAACGGCGAGGAGCTGCGCTTCCTGGCGCGCGACGTGACGGTGCTGCCGGTGGCCAACGTGTCGCTGGAGGAGCTGGCGCGCGTCTTCGGCGAGGAGCTGGTGGGGGACGGCAGCGCCATGGCGCGCGACCACATCACCGGGCTGGTGGTGAAGTGCGCTTCCGGCCCGGGACAGTGGGCCTCCTGGGAGTGGAAGCGCGATGCCTGA
- a CDS encoding sensor histidine kinase, with protein sequence MPRRLLPTLFALVLGLAGLGVGLGYLHRIFAAEREDARASLRSRREALEQYARASLGQALREGLDGARGTLAAAKEDPLVATPGLYLREQGEQVLPRLAQFDTAGDAPAKERYARLRAGTEVADEDEGPWKERLERMSLVEQALKAKDRRATLLSLMALLQHRTRFVLASTRDLPSLLVVLEDVAARGDVVPDLMQALVREGLVDGQGGGRLEGLQRLLLLKRSRFTPEDFDFLREKVSALSARVGVPVADFEARARELAAAPLPLPEEVLEPVLARSGWYLEPLQGGDVRGLALDLPGLLTGLTREMRERGLLEADGRVALPGDAPVLTLASLPVAVESSAWARGEEALESRYRLKTWMLALCAALALIIAALAFVAQQRKYRFLELKSDFVATVSHELRTPLASIRLLAETLEWRVAEGADAKDYPARIIREADGLGFLVENLLSFNRIDKGRWVPKLAPVRLDELVSNLRRDLESGAPVPVELTADVDARELNADAQLLRLLLANLARNACAYNTRSPVKLHVQTLPGGRVHFTDNGTGIPKAEWERIFGEFYRLSGRDGREVPGSGLGLALCQRIARLHGGTLRVAASSPEGTTFELTLPEYRPEARSTA encoded by the coding sequence ATGCCGCGCAGGCTGCTGCCCACCCTCTTCGCCCTCGTGCTCGGCCTCGCCGGGCTCGGGGTCGGCCTGGGCTATCTCCACCGCATCTTCGCCGCGGAACGCGAGGATGCGAGGGCCTCGCTCCGCTCCCGGCGCGAAGCCCTGGAGCAGTACGCCCGCGCGTCGTTGGGACAGGCCTTGCGCGAGGGCTTGGACGGCGCGCGCGGCACGCTGGCGGCGGCGAAGGAGGATCCGTTGGTGGCCACGCCGGGGCTGTACCTGCGGGAACAGGGGGAGCAGGTATTGCCCCGGCTGGCGCAGTTCGACACGGCCGGGGACGCCCCCGCGAAGGAGCGCTACGCCAGGCTGCGCGCGGGCACGGAGGTCGCGGACGAGGACGAGGGGCCGTGGAAGGAGCGGCTGGAGCGGATGTCGCTGGTGGAGCAGGCGCTGAAGGCGAAGGACCGGCGGGCCACGCTGCTGTCATTGATGGCGCTGCTCCAGCACCGCACCCGCTTCGTGCTCGCGTCCACGCGGGACCTGCCGTCGCTGCTGGTGGTGCTGGAGGACGTGGCGGCGCGGGGCGACGTGGTGCCGGACCTGATGCAGGCGCTGGTGCGTGAGGGGCTCGTGGATGGCCAGGGCGGTGGACGGCTGGAGGGCTTGCAGCGGCTGCTGTTGCTCAAGCGCTCGCGCTTCACGCCGGAGGACTTCGACTTCCTGCGGGAGAAGGTGTCGGCGCTCTCCGCGCGCGTGGGCGTGCCGGTGGCGGACTTCGAGGCCCGGGCGCGCGAGCTGGCCGCGGCGCCGCTGCCGCTCCCCGAGGAGGTGCTGGAGCCGGTGCTGGCGCGGTCCGGCTGGTACCTGGAGCCGCTCCAGGGAGGCGACGTGCGCGGACTGGCATTGGACCTGCCCGGACTCCTGACGGGGCTGACCCGCGAGATGCGCGAGCGCGGCCTGCTGGAGGCGGATGGGCGCGTGGCCCTGCCGGGGGACGCGCCGGTGCTGACGCTCGCGTCGCTGCCCGTGGCGGTGGAGTCGTCCGCGTGGGCGCGGGGCGAGGAAGCGCTGGAGAGCCGCTACCGGCTCAAGACGTGGATGCTGGCCCTGTGCGCGGCGCTGGCGCTGATCATCGCAGCGCTGGCCTTCGTGGCCCAGCAGCGCAAGTACCGCTTCCTGGAGCTCAAGAGCGACTTCGTGGCCACGGTGTCGCACGAGCTGCGCACGCCGCTGGCGTCCATCCGGCTGCTCGCGGAGACGCTGGAGTGGCGGGTGGCGGAGGGCGCGGACGCGAAGGACTACCCCGCGCGCATCATCCGCGAGGCGGACGGGCTGGGCTTCCTGGTGGAGAACCTGCTGTCGTTCAATCGCATCGACAAGGGGCGCTGGGTGCCGAAGCTCGCGCCGGTGCGGCTGGACGAGCTGGTCTCCAACCTGCGCCGGGACCTGGAGTCCGGCGCGCCGGTGCCGGTGGAGCTGACCGCGGACGTGGACGCGCGCGAACTGAACGCGGACGCGCAGTTGCTGCGGCTGCTCTTGGCGAACCTGGCGCGCAACGCGTGCGCATACAACACCCGCAGCCCCGTGAAGCTGCACGTCCAGACGCTGCCCGGAGGGCGCGTCCACTTCACGGACAACGGCACCGGCATTCCGAAGGCCGAGTGGGAGCGCATCTTCGGCGAGTTCTACCGGCTGTCCGGCCGCGACGGCCGCGAGGTGCCCGGCAGCGGGCTGGGGCTCGCGCTGTGCCAGCGAATCGCCAGGCTGCACGGAGGCACGCTGCGAGTAGCGGCCTCCAGCCCCGAAGGCACCACCTTCGAACTGACCCTTCCCGAGTACCGGCCCGAAGCCCGGAGCACCGCATGA
- a CDS encoding SDR family NAD(P)-dependent oxidoreductase has translation MPDQVLITGASRGIGRAAAERFRKEGWRVINVARGPCPVPDVVNVRVDLAVPGWEPAVEAALRDGASAGPGRLCVVHNAALYEHDDALSMDADHLRRVLEVNVVAPLVLNRLARPLLTDGSSLLYVSSTLGEKAVKGVASYVTTKHALIGMMRATCQDLAGTRVHTAAVCPGFTDTEMLREHLGTDPAVRASVAGMTTFGRLITPEEIAGVLYTCATTPVLNGAVIHANLGQVER, from the coding sequence ATGCCTGATCAGGTCCTCATCACCGGCGCCAGCCGGGGCATCGGGCGGGCGGCGGCGGAGCGGTTCCGCAAGGAGGGCTGGCGCGTCATCAACGTCGCGCGCGGCCCGTGCCCCGTGCCGGACGTCGTCAACGTGCGAGTGGACCTGGCCGTGCCGGGCTGGGAGCCCGCCGTCGAAGCGGCGCTGCGCGATGGCGCCAGCGCGGGCCCGGGGCGCCTGTGCGTCGTGCACAACGCCGCCCTCTACGAGCATGACGACGCGCTGTCGATGGACGCGGACCACCTGCGCCGCGTGCTGGAGGTCAACGTCGTCGCGCCGCTGGTCCTCAACCGCCTGGCGCGGCCGCTGCTCACGGACGGCTCGTCGCTGCTCTACGTGTCCTCCACGCTGGGGGAGAAGGCCGTGAAGGGCGTGGCGTCCTACGTGACGACCAAGCACGCGCTCATCGGGATGATGCGGGCCACCTGCCAGGACCTGGCGGGGACGCGGGTCCACACCGCCGCCGTCTGCCCGGGCTTCACGGACACGGAGATGCTCCGCGAGCACCTGGGCACGGACCCCGCCGTGCGCGCGAGCGTGGCGGGGATGACGACGTTCGGACGGCTCATCACGCCGGAGGAGATCGCCGGCGTCCTCTACACCTGCGCCACCACCCCCGTCCTCAATGGCGCGGTCATCCACGCCAACCTGGGACAGGTGGAGCGCTGA
- a CDS encoding type 1 glutamine amidotransferase domain-containing protein, with protein MASARRVLVPLPDHDFDVTEVAVPWRMLTDAGHEVVFATEKGHMPAADPLLLTGVLFGKLGAEPEPRRFYGDVTLTQSFQKPLTWDAVTPSDFDALLLPGGHAPGMRQYLGSAALQAKVAAFWALQRPVAAICHGVLVLARTKDPATGRSVLHGTRTTCLPKYMERSAYLLTAWKLGRYYRTYPAYVEEEVVAALADPSHFERGPRVLSKRGTATDHAPAFVVEDGRYVSARWPGDAYLFTERFLKHL; from the coding sequence ATGGCCTCCGCCCGCCGCGTCCTCGTCCCGCTGCCTGACCACGACTTCGACGTCACCGAGGTGGCCGTGCCCTGGCGCATGCTCACCGACGCGGGCCACGAAGTCGTGTTCGCCACGGAGAAGGGCCACATGCCCGCCGCGGATCCGCTGCTGCTCACGGGCGTCCTCTTCGGGAAGCTGGGCGCGGAGCCGGAGCCCCGGCGCTTCTACGGCGACGTCACGCTCACGCAATCCTTCCAGAAGCCCCTCACCTGGGACGCGGTGACGCCGTCGGACTTCGACGCGCTCCTGCTCCCCGGAGGGCACGCTCCGGGCATGCGGCAGTACCTGGGCAGCGCGGCGCTCCAGGCGAAGGTGGCGGCGTTCTGGGCGCTCCAGCGGCCCGTCGCGGCCATCTGCCACGGCGTGCTGGTGCTCGCGCGCACGAAGGACCCCGCCACCGGCCGGAGCGTGCTCCACGGCACGCGCACCACGTGCCTGCCGAAGTACATGGAGCGCTCCGCGTACCTGCTGACCGCGTGGAAGCTGGGGCGCTACTACCGCACCTATCCCGCCTACGTGGAGGAGGAGGTCGTCGCCGCGCTCGCGGACCCAAGCCACTTCGAGCGAGGCCCCCGCGTCCTGTCCAAGCGCGGCACCGCGACGGACCACGCCCCCGCCTTCGTGGTGGAGGACGGACGCTACGTCTCCGCGCGGTGGCCGGGGGACGCGTACCTCTTCACGGAGCGCTTCCTGAAGCACCTGTGA
- the queD gene encoding 6-carboxytetrahydropterin synthase QueD, which translates to MKKPTLVTEISKEFTFEAAHRLPNVPEGHKCSRVHGHSYRIEITLRGPVHPQFGWIVDFAELNAAWQPLHAQLDHRLLNDVPGLENPTSELLAAWLFERVNVPGTTVARIRVAETCTSSCTVYAAEG; encoded by the coding sequence GTGAAGAAGCCCACCCTCGTCACCGAAATCTCGAAGGAGTTCACCTTCGAGGCCGCGCACCGCCTGCCCAACGTTCCCGAGGGGCACAAGTGCTCGCGGGTGCACGGCCACAGCTACCGCATCGAGATCACCCTCCGCGGCCCCGTGCACCCCCAGTTCGGTTGGATTGTCGACTTCGCGGAGCTGAACGCCGCCTGGCAGCCGCTGCACGCCCAGCTGGACCACCGGCTGCTCAACGACGTCCCGGGCCTGGAGAACCCCACGAGCGAGCTGCTGGCCGCGTGGCTCTTCGAGCGCGTGAACGTGCCGGGCACCACCGTCGCCCGCATCCGCGTCGCGGAGACCTGCACGTCCTCGTGCACCGTCTACGCCGCGGAGGGCTGA
- a CDS encoding response regulator transcription factor, protein MTTAAPTVLVVEDDPNLRLALRDNLEHQGGYAVEEAATVKEAREHLSRRDFQLILLDVMLPDGDGYALCRTLREEGMSVPVLMLTARTLEEDVVRGFESGAQDYLGKPYRLRELLARVGAHLKRSGGVAPTKLLRFAGYSVDLDRRRVETPEGAEVELTRKEFDLLAFFLKERERALKRDEILDAVWGTDVVVDPHTVDNFVSSLKRKLKWTSASRFSIQTVRGVGYRMEVERGS, encoded by the coding sequence ATGACCACCGCCGCCCCCACCGTCCTCGTCGTGGAGGACGACCCGAACCTGCGGCTCGCGCTGCGAGACAACCTGGAGCACCAGGGCGGCTACGCCGTGGAGGAGGCCGCCACGGTGAAGGAGGCGCGCGAGCACCTGTCCCGCCGCGACTTCCAGCTCATCCTCCTGGACGTGATGCTGCCGGACGGAGACGGCTACGCGCTCTGCCGCACGCTGCGCGAGGAGGGCATGAGCGTGCCGGTGCTGATGCTCACCGCGCGCACGCTGGAGGAGGACGTGGTGCGAGGCTTCGAGTCCGGCGCGCAGGACTACCTGGGCAAACCCTACCGGCTGCGCGAACTGCTCGCGCGAGTGGGGGCGCACCTGAAGCGCAGTGGCGGTGTCGCGCCAACGAAGTTGCTGCGCTTCGCGGGCTACAGCGTGGACCTGGACCGGCGGCGCGTGGAGACGCCCGAGGGCGCGGAGGTGGAGCTGACGCGCAAGGAGTTCGACCTGCTGGCCTTCTTCCTGAAGGAGCGCGAGCGGGCGCTCAAGCGCGACGAAATCCTGGACGCCGTCTGGGGTACGGATGTGGTGGTGGATCCACACACCGTGGACAACTTCGTCTCCAGTCTGAAGCGCAAGCTCAAGTGGACCAGCGCCTCACGCTTCTCCATCCAGACCGTGCGCGGCGTGGGCTACCGTATGGAAGTCGAGCGCGGTTCCTGA
- a CDS encoding carboxypeptidase-like regulatory domain-containing protein, whose product MRSLLHVLPVLMLWLSAEPAQAQSANHGNTIFGTVIDVHTRKPIMDVVVSLNSPANFPPGEKSVITDAQGNFRFTFLDPGRYSLQFAWLDHQPYKREDLQLQEGHSLRVRVELDSKAEPVVIACGPPPPGFDAGPMPDASTDHAVESPPAQSK is encoded by the coding sequence ATGAGGTCCCTGCTCCACGTCCTGCCGGTCCTCATGCTGTGGCTGTCCGCCGAGCCTGCGCAGGCCCAGTCCGCCAACCATGGCAACACCATCTTCGGCACCGTCATCGACGTCCACACCCGGAAACCCATCATGGATGTGGTTGTCAGCCTGAACTCGCCCGCCAATTTTCCGCCGGGGGAGAAGAGCGTGATCACGGACGCGCAGGGGAACTTCCGCTTTACGTTCCTGGATCCAGGACGCTACTCGTTGCAGTTCGCCTGGCTGGATCACCAGCCGTACAAGCGCGAGGACCTCCAGCTCCAGGAGGGGCACTCCCTCCGGGTCCGCGTCGAGTTGGATTCAAAGGCAGAGCCGGTCGTCATCGCATGCGGGCCACCGCCGCCAGGCTTCGATGCGGGGCCGATGCCGGACGCTTCCACGGACCATGCCGTCGAGAGCCCCCCTGCCCAGTCCAAGTAG